A genomic segment from Bradyrhizobium sp. ISRA430 encodes:
- a CDS encoding acyl-CoA dehydrogenase family protein, protein MSDSKTTDSEAADLEQFRNETRAWLEANCPPEMRKPATSDADVFWGGRNAKFSSEPQRVWFERMRDKGWTVPDWPKEYGGGGLSAAEHKVLRAEMAKIGARPPLSSFGIWMLGPALLKYGTEAQKQEHLPKIAAGLIRWCQGYSEPNAGSDLASLQTRAESDGDDFVITGQKIWTSYANYADWIFCLVRTDPAAKKHDGISFILFDMTSKGVSTKPILLISGYSPFCETFFDNVRVPKSHVVGTVNRGWDVAKYLLQHERAMISGMGERGVGRPLGQIAADSIGTDAVGRLDDAILRSQIATFEVDEAALAACAERAVDLAKAGQAHPAFSSAMKYYGTELNKRRYEILMSAGGVDALEWESERSKQGARPRAWLRTKANSIEGGTSEVMLGIVAKRILDLPGA, encoded by the coding sequence ATGAGCGACTCTAAGACCACAGATTCCGAGGCGGCGGATCTCGAACAATTCCGCAACGAGACGCGCGCCTGGCTGGAAGCCAACTGCCCGCCGGAGATGCGCAAGCCCGCGACATCAGACGCCGACGTGTTCTGGGGCGGACGCAACGCAAAGTTCTCGTCCGAGCCGCAGCGCGTCTGGTTCGAGCGCATGCGCGACAAGGGCTGGACCGTGCCGGACTGGCCGAAGGAATATGGCGGCGGTGGCTTGAGTGCCGCCGAGCACAAGGTGCTGCGCGCGGAGATGGCGAAGATCGGTGCGCGTCCGCCGCTGTCGAGCTTCGGCATCTGGATGCTCGGGCCGGCGCTGTTGAAATACGGTACCGAGGCGCAGAAGCAAGAGCATCTGCCGAAGATTGCGGCCGGCCTGATCCGTTGGTGCCAGGGCTACTCCGAGCCGAACGCCGGCTCCGATCTCGCTTCGCTGCAGACCCGCGCGGAGAGTGACGGCGACGACTTCGTCATCACCGGCCAGAAGATCTGGACGTCCTATGCGAACTACGCCGACTGGATCTTCTGCCTGGTACGCACCGATCCTGCGGCGAAGAAGCACGACGGCATCAGCTTCATCCTGTTCGACATGACCTCGAAGGGCGTCTCGACCAAGCCGATCCTCCTGATCTCCGGCTACTCGCCGTTCTGCGAAACCTTCTTCGACAATGTCCGCGTGCCGAAGTCGCATGTCGTCGGCACCGTCAACCGCGGCTGGGACGTCGCGAAATATCTGCTGCAGCACGAGCGCGCGATGATCTCCGGCATGGGCGAGCGCGGCGTCGGCCGTCCGCTCGGCCAGATCGCTGCGGATTCGATCGGCACCGATGCGGTGGGGCGCCTCGACGATGCGATCCTGCGCAGCCAGATCGCGACCTTCGAGGTCGATGAAGCCGCGCTTGCGGCTTGCGCCGAGCGCGCGGTCGATCTCGCCAAGGCGGGGCAGGCGCATCCGGCATTTTCCTCGGCCATGAAATATTACGGCACCGAACTGAACAAGCGCCGCTACGAGATCCTGATGTCGGCCGGCGGCGTCGATGCGCTGGAATGGGAGAGCGAGCGCTCCAAGCAGGGCGCCCGTCCGCGCGCCTGGCTGCGCACCAAGGCCAACTCGATCGAGGGCGGCACATCCGAAGTGATGCTCGGCATCGTCGCCAAGCGCATCCTCGATCTGCCGGGGGCGTGA
- a CDS encoding carboxymuconolactone decarboxylase family protein, translating to MRLKLLSPDEMSDNQRQTYEESIAGKRGKPPAPMMAWLSSPDMARHATRLGEVLRFDTVFPAKLSEIAILVTARHWTAHYEWYAHKRLALQGGMKIEIIEAIRDRRTPEFDDPKGKMIYDVAKSLHEGHGLEKGLYDDAVRLLGERGLVEVIGLCGYYTLVSMTLNTFEFGLPEGEVSELS from the coding sequence ATGCGCCTCAAACTACTTTCGCCTGACGAAATGAGCGACAACCAGCGGCAGACCTATGAGGAGTCGATTGCCGGAAAGCGCGGCAAGCCGCCGGCACCGATGATGGCCTGGCTGAGCAGCCCCGACATGGCCCGCCACGCCACGCGGCTCGGCGAAGTCCTGCGCTTCGACACCGTCTTCCCCGCAAAGCTCTCGGAGATCGCGATCCTGGTGACGGCGCGGCACTGGACGGCGCATTACGAATGGTATGCGCATAAGCGCCTCGCGCTGCAGGGCGGCATGAAGATTGAGATCATCGAGGCGATCCGCGACCGTCGCACGCCGGAGTTCGATGATCCCAAGGGCAAGATGATCTACGACGTTGCGAAATCGCTGCATGAGGGTCACGGCCTCGAGAAGGGCCTCTATGACGACGCGGTCAGGCTGCTCGGCGAACGCGGGCTCGTCGAGGTGATCGGGCTGTGCGGCTACTATACGCTGGTGTCGATGACGCTGAACACGTT